In Paracoccus methylovorus, a genomic segment contains:
- a CDS encoding DUF2380 domain-containing protein, with translation MRQTIYAAIAALMPLTAVAEGIALFPVKLLDTSQEVRDQTTDHERRLGILTDILYSELDGAKLIGLGSISHCQPQTTDCLLAVAQDAETTQAVFVVVQKASTLILQIFVTLVDVESGELIASRDLNFRGDNDESWRHAGMFLVGQLQSLGD, from the coding sequence ATGCGCCAGACCATCTACGCGGCAATCGCCGCACTGATGCCGCTGACCGCTGTTGCGGAGGGCATAGCCCTGTTTCCGGTCAAGCTGCTCGATACCTCACAGGAGGTCCGCGACCAGACAACCGATCATGAGCGGCGCCTCGGCATTCTGACCGATATTTTATATTCGGAACTGGATGGAGCAAAACTGATTGGCTTGGGTTCGATCTCTCATTGCCAGCCTCAAACCACCGACTGCCTGCTTGCTGTGGCGCAGGACGCGGAAACCACGCAAGCTGTCTTCGTGGTGGTGCAGAAGGCAAGCACGCTCATCCTGCAGATCTTCGTCACCTTGGTGGATGTGGAGTCGGGTGAACTGATCGCCAGCCGAGATCTCAATTTCCGAGGCGACAATGACGAGTCTTGGCGTCACGCAGGCATGTTTCTGGTGGGACAGCTGCAGAGTCTGGGCGATTAG
- a CDS encoding 4a-hydroxytetrahydrobiopterin dehydratase has protein sequence MTGLGKEKIVDGAPALATAELRAALADLPEWRLAQDGKSIRRDWRFKSFKRAAQLANLAAWQAEAANHHPDIAFGWGFASVTYATHSAGGVTMNDLIMAARLDAATG, from the coding sequence ATGACCGGACTGGGCAAGGAAAAGATCGTGGACGGCGCCCCGGCGCTGGCAACCGCCGAATTGCGCGCCGCGCTGGCCGACCTGCCGGAATGGCGGCTTGCGCAGGATGGCAAGTCGATCCGCCGCGATTGGCGCTTCAAAAGCTTCAAGCGCGCCGCGCAACTGGCCAATCTTGCCGCATGGCAGGCCGAGGCCGCCAACCATCATCCCGACATCGCCTTTGGCTGGGGGTTTGCCAGCGTCACCTATGCGACCCATTCGGCGGGTGGCGTAACCATGAACGATCTGATCATGGCCGCCCGTCTGGACGCCGCAACCGGGTGA
- a CDS encoding DUF6478 family protein, with the protein MAIRPRKWLERKAREQVLRQWTALANGVEALGPASLRHLRSEALDLRGNLNRFLTGADRHAVRSRAALDALHLPGGTDWRWRPAFMAGRISPRGLVAPESGGLLCDGAAVWHDCPERALILEQIVTSGATELSPFGIRLEGFGFSGSFLSLSVDLPASVLQGLTRSHILRLETGISAERAACVYARLNIGHGPNIDEITLQLPGFEPGVYSQQVTEFDLAYTQLNEKRLEKIWLDLIFEAPRMNAVEIRELFVSRHLRAEF; encoded by the coding sequence ATGGCAATACGCCCTCGCAAATGGCTTGAACGCAAGGCGCGCGAACAGGTGCTGCGGCAATGGACGGCACTGGCCAACGGGGTCGAGGCGCTTGGCCCCGCCAGCCTGCGCCATCTGCGCAGCGAAGCGCTGGACCTGCGCGGCAATCTGAACCGTTTTCTGACCGGGGCCGACCGTCATGCGGTGCGTTCTCGCGCGGCGCTGGATGCGCTGCATCTGCCGGGTGGCACGGATTGGCGCTGGCGCCCAGCTTTCATGGCCGGACGGATCTCGCCCCGCGGTCTGGTCGCCCCCGAAAGCGGCGGCCTGCTTTGCGATGGCGCGGCGGTTTGGCATGATTGCCCCGAACGGGCACTGATTCTGGAGCAAATCGTCACGTCCGGCGCAACCGAGCTGTCACCCTTTGGCATCCGGCTGGAGGGTTTTGGCTTTTCCGGCAGCTTCCTGTCGCTGTCGGTCGATCTGCCGGCGAGCGTGTTGCAGGGGCTGACCCGCAGCCACATTCTGCGACTTGAGACGGGAATCTCGGCCGAACGTGCGGCCTGCGTCTATGCGCGCCTGAACATCGGCCATGGCCCGAATATCGACGAAATCACGCTGCAACTGCCCGGTTTCGAGCCAGGCGTCTACAGCCAGCAAGTCACCGAGTTCGACTTGGCCTATACTCAGTTGAATGAGAAGCGGCTGGAAAAAATCTGGCTGGATCTGATCTTTGAAGCCCCCCGTATGAACGCGGTCGAAATCCGCGAACTGTTTGTCTCGCGTCATCTTCGGGCCGAGTTCTGA
- a CDS encoding LacI family DNA-binding transcriptional regulator, protein MNTKRPRRPLTLRDVSEASGVSEMTVSRVLRNRGDVSAATREKVLTAARTLGYVPNKIAGGLASQRVNLVAVVIPSLSNMVFPDVLGGISAELDDTGLQPVVGVTNYSPSREDTVLYDMLSWRPSGVILAGLEHSRAARAMLDNAGLPVVEIMDVDGEPIDTAVGISHRRAGNEMADEILAAGYRRIGFIGTHMPEDHRARKRLAGFEERLGEHGVQLAAREYYQGGSSLLKGRELTERILTREPDLDFLYFSNDMIGAGGLLWCLENGYDIPSRLGLAGFNGVELLDGLPMRLTTTDARRIDIGRRAARIVAGKEPRPESGVVALAPTIMPGETIRRR, encoded by the coding sequence ATGAACACAAAAAGACCCCGCCGCCCCCTGACCTTGCGTGATGTGTCCGAAGCCTCGGGCGTGTCCGAGATGACCGTCAGCCGTGTGCTGCGCAATCGCGGCGATGTATCGGCCGCCACGCGCGAGAAAGTGCTGACCGCCGCCCGCACACTGGGCTATGTCCCAAACAAGATCGCCGGAGGGCTGGCCAGCCAGCGCGTGAACCTGGTGGCGGTGGTCATCCCCTCGCTTTCGAACATGGTGTTTCCCGATGTGCTGGGCGGGATCTCGGCCGAGTTGGACGATACCGGGCTGCAACCGGTGGTGGGGGTAACGAACTACAGCCCCTCGCGCGAGGATACGGTGCTTTACGACATGCTTAGTTGGCGACCTTCGGGGGTGATCCTTGCCGGGCTGGAACACAGCAGGGCGGCACGGGCGATGCTGGACAATGCAGGGCTGCCGGTGGTCGAGATCATGGACGTGGACGGCGAACCGATCGACACCGCCGTCGGTATCTCTCATCGCCGCGCCGGGAACGAGATGGCCGACGAGATCCTGGCAGCCGGCTATCGCCGCATCGGTTTCATCGGCACCCACATGCCCGAGGATCACCGCGCCCGCAAACGGCTGGCCGGCTTTGAGGAGCGGCTGGGCGAACACGGCGTGCAACTGGCGGCACGGGAATATTATCAGGGCGGGTCTTCGTTGCTGAAAGGGCGCGAGTTGACCGAGCGTATCCTGACCCGGGAACCGGATCTGGATTTTCTTTACTTCTCCAACGACATGATCGGCGCCGGCGGGCTGTTGTGGTGCCTGGAGAATGGCTATGACATTCCGAGCCGGCTGGGACTGGCCGGGTTCAACGGGGTCGAACTGCTGGACGGCCTGCCGATGCGGCTGACCACCACCGACGCGCGGCGCATCGACATCGGCCGGCGCGCGGCCCGTATCGTCGCCGGCAAGGAGCCGAGGCCGGAAAGCGGCGTCGTGGCGCTGGCGCCAACCATCATGCCCGGCGAGACCATCCGCAGGCGCTGA
- a CDS encoding GNAT family N-acetyltransferase — MENQNLVIRPFDVATDIEKLSSIWFEASLKAHPFIGEPRLLEQRRLIERKYLPKAETWVACHAGEAIGFISLLGNFIGGIFIAPDRQGMGVGRKLIAHALDRKGELSLEVYTANEQAVRFYTSLGFREVSRRDVDDFGYPFQNAALHLKG; from the coding sequence ATGGAGAACCAAAACCTAGTGATCCGACCCTTTGATGTGGCGACGGATATCGAAAAATTGTCGAGCATCTGGTTCGAGGCATCCTTGAAGGCACATCCATTCATCGGTGAGCCAAGGCTTCTCGAACAACGCAGACTGATCGAGAGAAAATACCTTCCAAAAGCAGAGACTTGGGTTGCCTGTCATGCGGGTGAAGCTATCGGCTTCATCAGCCTGCTGGGCAACTTTATCGGCGGGATCTTCATTGCGCCAGACCGGCAAGGCATGGGCGTGGGGCGCAAGCTTATCGCGCACGCTCTGGACCGGAAGGGCGAGCTTTCCCTTGAGGTCTATACTGCGAACGAACAGGCGGTCCGCTTCTACACCTCTCTCGGCTTCCGGGAGGTTTCACGGCGCGATGTCGATGATTTCGGCTATCCGTTCCAGAACGCTGCTCTGCACCTGAAGGGCTGA
- the ilvD gene encoding dihydroxy-acid dehydratase → MKNSRFDKSRLPSRHVTEGPARAPHRSYFYAMGISEDEIHSPWVGVATCWNEAAPCNIALARQAQSVKQGVKKGGGCPREFTTITVTDGIAMGHEGMRSSLASRDAIADTVELTMRGHCYDALVGLAGCDKSLPGMMMAMVRLNVPSVFIYGGSILPGKLNGRDVVVQDVFEAVGQHAAGKMSDAELEILERVACPSAGACGGQYTANTMACVSEAIGLALMNSSGAPAPYESRDQYGLASGEAVMTLIEKNIRARDVVTRKSLENAARVVACTGGSTNAGLHLPAIAHEAGIPFDLFDVCDVFRDTPYFVNLRPGGDYVAKDLFEAGGVPVVMRELRRAGLIHEDCITASGRTMGEELDLVDREIDGKVIHSVAAPLSRTGGVVGLKGNLAPDGAIVKVAGITPEHQVFTGPARVFECEEEAFEAVTRRDYSEGCVIVIRNEGPAGGPGMREMLATTAALSGQGMGKKVALITDGRFSGATRGFCVGHVGPEAAHGGPIALIRDGDMITIDALRGEISVALPDEELARRRAEWAGPRKTDYAAGVLWKYAQLVGKARYGAVTHPGAAAETHVYMDQ, encoded by the coding sequence ATGAAAAACAGCCGTTTCGACAAGTCGCGCCTGCCCAGCCGCCATGTCACCGAAGGCCCGGCCCGCGCCCCGCATCGCAGCTATTTCTATGCCATGGGAATATCCGAAGACGAGATCCATTCCCCTTGGGTGGGCGTCGCCACCTGCTGGAACGAGGCCGCCCCCTGCAACATCGCCTTGGCCCGTCAGGCGCAATCCGTCAAACAGGGTGTGAAAAAGGGCGGCGGCTGTCCGCGCGAGTTCACCACCATCACCGTCACCGACGGCATCGCCATGGGGCATGAGGGGATGCGCTCCAGCCTCGCGTCGCGCGATGCCATCGCCGACACGGTCGAACTGACCATGCGCGGCCATTGCTATGACGCGCTGGTCGGGCTGGCGGGGTGCGACAAATCGCTGCCGGGCATGATGATGGCCATGGTGCGGCTGAACGTGCCCTCGGTGTTCATCTATGGCGGCTCGATCCTGCCGGGCAAGCTGAACGGCAGGGACGTCGTCGTGCAGGACGTGTTCGAGGCCGTGGGCCAGCACGCGGCCGGCAAGATGTCGGATGCCGAACTGGAAATTCTTGAGCGCGTGGCCTGTCCCTCGGCCGGGGCCTGCGGCGGGCAATATACCGCGAACACCATGGCCTGCGTGTCAGAAGCCATCGGGCTGGCGTTGATGAACAGCTCGGGCGCGCCGGCGCCCTATGAATCGCGCGATCAATACGGGCTGGCCTCGGGCGAGGCGGTGATGACCCTGATCGAAAAGAACATCCGCGCTCGCGACGTGGTGACCCGCAAGTCGCTGGAGAATGCCGCCCGGGTGGTGGCCTGCACTGGCGGCTCGACCAATGCCGGGCTGCACCTGCCCGCCATCGCGCATGAAGCCGGCATCCCCTTTGACCTGTTCGACGTCTGCGACGTGTTCCGCGACACGCCCTATTTCGTGAACCTGCGGCCGGGGGGCGATTACGTCGCCAAGGACCTGTTCGAGGCTGGCGGCGTTCCCGTCGTCATGCGCGAGCTGCGTCGCGCCGGCCTGATCCACGAGGATTGCATCACTGCATCGGGCCGCACCATGGGCGAGGAACTGGATCTGGTCGATCGCGAGATCGACGGCAAGGTCATCCATTCGGTGGCCGCACCGCTGTCGCGAACCGGCGGTGTCGTCGGGCTAAAGGGCAATCTTGCGCCTGATGGGGCCATCGTGAAAGTCGCCGGCATCACGCCCGAACATCAGGTCTTTACCGGCCCGGCCCGCGTGTTCGAATGCGAGGAAGAGGCTTTCGAGGCCGTCACCCGCCGCGACTACAGCGAGGGCTGCGTCATCGTGATCCGCAACGAAGGCCCGGCGGGCGGACCCGGCATGCGCGAGATGCTGGCGACCACCGCGGCATTGTCGGGGCAGGGCATGGGCAAAAAGGTGGCCTTGATCACCGATGGCCGGTTTTCCGGCGCGACACGCGGTTTCTGCGTCGGCCATGTCGGCCCCGAGGCGGCGCATGGCGGACCCATCGCCCTGATCCGCGACGGCGACATGATCACCATCGACGCGCTCAGGGGCGAGATTTCGGTGGCCTTGCCGGACGAGGAGCTGGCCCGTCGCCGTGCGGAATGGGCCGGGCCGCGCAAGACCGACTATGCCGCTGGGGTGCTGTGGAAATATGCGCAATTGGTTGGTAAGGCCCGGTATGGCGCCGTCACCCATCCGGGGGCTGCGGCCGAAACCCATGTCTATATGGATCAATAA
- a CDS encoding tyrosine-type recombinase/integrase, with product MEVRIYVGAWLRDHLAAGYRQLGKNILPDFGHLSADQITVEDCRSFIAKRRRAGRLDGTIRTDLGCLQTCLSWAGKTRLIPTAPRIELPRTPQPRDRYLTRKEVEQLIAAADAPHIRLAILLMVTTASRIGALLELTWDRVDLARRVIKLAPNDLGPRKGRATVPINDSLMAALQNAKLSGVSDYVIEWGGRKVGSIKAGFNAAVARAGISHCTRHDLRRTAGRFMAEAGVPIEEIAEYLGHTNPNITRATYARFSPQHLRKAAGALEIRPVVSVRQTKERTL from the coding sequence TTGGAAGTCCGCATTTATGTCGGCGCTTGGCTACGAGATCATCTGGCAGCCGGGTATCGACAACTCGGCAAGAACATCCTGCCGGACTTCGGGCACCTGTCGGCCGACCAGATCACGGTCGAGGATTGCAGGTCATTCATCGCCAAGCGCCGTCGCGCCGGGCGGCTGGACGGCACCATTCGCACCGATCTTGGCTGCTTGCAGACCTGCCTGTCATGGGCAGGAAAAACCCGGCTGATCCCTACCGCGCCAAGGATCGAACTGCCCCGGACGCCCCAGCCCCGCGACCGCTATTTGACCCGTAAGGAGGTTGAACAGCTGATCGCTGCCGCCGATGCCCCACATATCAGGCTGGCCATCCTCTTGATGGTGACCACCGCTAGCCGGATCGGGGCACTGCTGGAGCTGACATGGGATCGCGTTGACCTTGCGCGCCGCGTGATAAAGCTGGCGCCGAACGATCTGGGGCCGCGCAAGGGCCGTGCCACCGTGCCTATCAACGACAGCCTTATGGCTGCACTGCAAAACGCGAAGCTGTCAGGCGTGTCGGACTATGTGATCGAATGGGGAGGTCGGAAGGTCGGGTCAATCAAGGCCGGCTTCAACGCCGCAGTCGCCCGAGCCGGAATTTCACACTGCACGAGGCACGATCTGCGCCGGACGGCGGGGCGCTTTATGGCTGAGGCCGGCGTGCCCATCGAGGAAATCGCAGAATATCTTGGTCACACCAACCCGAACATAACTCGCGCCACTTATGCGCGATTCAGCCCCCAACACCTCCGGAAAGCGGCTGGTGCGCTTGAGATTCGACCGGTCGTATCGGTTCGACAAACCAAAGAGCGCACCCTATGA
- a CDS encoding competence/damage-inducible protein A, with the protein MQSDNPTAAILVIGDEILSGRTREGNAHYLSQVLNSIGVDLREVRVVGDDQDQIVASIRALDKSLGGAWDMLFTSGGIGPTHDDITADAVAAAFGTGIEINEEARRIMVERWEARGVEVTGNRLRMARIPLGAALIPNAHSAAPGFHIGNTYVMAGVPEVFRAMVEAIVDTLPTGRPSVSEALEVLRPESDVADELRAVADDFPDLSLGSYPFQRGQRYGTSLVIRGLDGKRVTDAMTALRERLAM; encoded by the coding sequence ATGCAATCCGACAATCCCACTGCAGCCATCCTCGTCATCGGGGACGAGATCCTTTCGGGCCGCACGCGCGAGGGCAACGCCCATTACCTGTCGCAAGTGCTCAACAGCATCGGCGTGGACCTGCGCGAGGTGCGCGTCGTCGGCGACGACCAGGACCAGATCGTCGCGTCGATCAGGGCGCTGGACAAATCGCTGGGCGGCGCCTGGGACATGCTGTTCACCAGCGGCGGCATCGGTCCGACGCATGACGACATCACCGCCGATGCCGTGGCTGCCGCCTTTGGCACCGGCATCGAAATCAACGAAGAGGCCCGGCGCATCATGGTCGAACGCTGGGAGGCGCGCGGGGTCGAGGTCACGGGCAACCGGCTGCGCATGGCCCGCATCCCCTTGGGCGCGGCGCTGATTCCGAACGCCCATTCCGCCGCACCCGGTTTCCACATCGGCAACACCTATGTCATGGCAGGCGTGCCCGAGGTGTTCCGCGCCATGGTCGAGGCGATTGTGGATACGCTGCCCACCGGCCGGCCCTCGGTCAGCGAGGCGTTGGAGGTACTGCGCCCCGAATCCGATGTGGCCGACGAGTTGCGCGCGGTGGCCGACGACTTTCCGGACCTGTCGCTGGGATCATACCCATTTCAGCGCGGCCAGCGCTACGGCACCAGCCTGGTGATTCGGGGATTGGACGGCAAGCGCGTCACCGACGCCATGACCGCCCTGCGCGAAAGGCTGGCAATGTGA
- the map gene encoding type I methionyl aminopeptidase, with product MNDARQTREGIRIHDPQDFQGMHAAGLIAAQILDEVGSLVQPGATTGALDDFIRNRVEELGAVSATIGYRGYQHASCISVNHVVCHGIPGEKLLTDGDILNIDVTVIVDGWYGDSSRMYVAGRPSVKARRLIQVTHDALMKGIEAVRPGATFGDIGWAIQSYVESNRMSVVRDFCGHGLGRTFHAPPNVLHFGRPGKGPVLEEGMFFTIEPMVNLGRPETKILADDWTAVTRDKSLSAQFEHSIGVTPDGCEIFTPSPKGIFFPDLG from the coding sequence ATGAACGACGCACGCCAGACCCGCGAGGGAATCCGCATTCACGACCCGCAGGACTTTCAGGGCATGCATGCGGCCGGGCTGATCGCGGCACAGATCCTGGATGAGGTCGGCTCGCTCGTGCAGCCCGGCGCCACCACCGGCGCGCTGGACGATTTCATCCGGAACCGGGTCGAGGAACTGGGCGCCGTCAGCGCCACCATCGGCTATCGCGGCTATCAGCATGCCAGCTGTATCAGCGTGAACCACGTCGTCTGCCACGGCATTCCGGGCGAAAAGCTCCTGACCGACGGCGATATCCTGAACATCGACGTGACGGTGATCGTCGATGGCTGGTATGGCGACAGCTCGCGCATGTATGTTGCGGGCCGGCCCAGCGTCAAGGCGCGCCGGTTGATCCAGGTCACCCATGACGCGCTGATGAAGGGGATCGAGGCCGTGCGCCCCGGCGCCACTTTCGGCGACATCGGCTGGGCGATCCAGTCCTATGTGGAATCGAACCGCATGTCGGTGGTGCGCGATTTTTGCGGCCATGGCCTTGGCCGAACCTTCCATGCGCCCCCGAATGTGCTGCATTTCGGTCGCCCCGGCAAAGGCCCGGTGCTGGAAGAGGGGATGTTTTTCACCATCGAGCCCATGGTCAATCTGGGCCGTCCCGAAACCAAGATCCTCGCTGACGACTGGACTGCGGTGACGCGCGACAAGTCGCTCTCGGCCCAGTTCGAACATTCGATCGGCGTCACCCCCGATGGATGCGAGATATTTACCCCCTCGCCCAAGGGAATATTCTTCCCCGACCTCGGCTGA
- a CDS encoding GNAT family N-acetyltransferase, translating into MIADPQIARAFETTWPAAEYASVGGLVVGRGRGGGGRVSSARAARPDWSDTDIARAEAVQRGWNEQPMFRVADDDAALAAALVAQGYRHGTPTAILAADCAHLGALPVPPMTAFPIWPPLAMQRDIWRDGSVSAPRQAVMDRVALPKTALLGRITDRAAGAAFVALDGPVAMIHAIEVVPALRRQGVAGWLVRMAAIWAQEQGADRLALAVSRANTAARAAYDRLGFTELGGYGYWSKD; encoded by the coding sequence GTGATCGCCGATCCCCAGATCGCCCGCGCCTTCGAGACGACCTGGCCCGCCGCCGAATACGCCTCCGTTGGCGGTCTTGTGGTTGGGCGCGGCAGGGGCGGCGGTGGTCGCGTCAGTTCGGCCCGCGCGGCACGGCCCGACTGGAGCGATACCGACATCGCCCGTGCCGAGGCGGTGCAGCGCGGCTGGAACGAGCAGCCCATGTTCCGCGTGGCCGATGACGATGCGGCATTGGCGGCGGCGCTCGTCGCCCAAGGCTATCGCCACGGCACGCCGACGGCGATCCTTGCCGCCGATTGCGCCCATCTCGGCGCCCTGCCCGTCCCGCCGATGACCGCCTTTCCGATCTGGCCACCGCTGGCCATGCAGCGCGACATCTGGCGCGACGGCAGTGTTTCGGCCCCGCGGCAAGCGGTGATGGATCGCGTTGCCCTGCCCAAGACTGCTTTGCTGGGGCGGATAACGGATCGTGCGGCGGGGGCGGCCTTTGTGGCGCTGGACGGACCGGTCGCCATGATCCATGCCATCGAGGTGGTGCCCGCCCTGCGCCGGCAAGGGGTGGCGGGATGGCTGGTGCGCATGGCCGCAATCTGGGCACAGGAACAGGGCGCCGACAGGCTGGCGCTGGCGGTCAGCCGCGCCAATACCGCCGCGCGCGCCGCCTATGACCGGCTGGGATTTACCGAATTGGGCGGCTACGGTTATTGGAGCAAGGACTGA